A section of the Deltaproteobacteria bacterium GWC2_65_14 genome encodes:
- a CDS encoding ribosomal-protein-alanine N-acetyltransferase has protein sequence MEIEQASFPTPWARALFEEEIGREFSHSIVAVEEPGGAVQGYAVCWTVAEESHLLNIAVRPGARGKGIGGTLLEECIRRGVRARSRSIYLEVRPGNEAALRLYGREGFRFVGIRRGYYTDTGEDAIVLAKGIGSGNAG, from the coding sequence ATGGAGATCGAGCAGGCGTCGTTTCCCACCCCCTGGGCCCGCGCGCTGTTCGAAGAGGAGATCGGGAGGGAGTTCTCACATTCGATCGTGGCGGTGGAGGAGCCGGGAGGAGCCGTGCAGGGATACGCCGTCTGCTGGACGGTGGCGGAGGAATCCCACCTCCTGAACATCGCGGTCCGCCCCGGGGCTCGGGGAAAGGGGATCGGCGGGACCCTCCTGGAGGAATGCATCCGGAGGGGCGTGCGGGCGCGCTCCCGGAGCATCTATCTTGAGGTTCGCCCGGGGAACGAGGCGGCTCTCCGGCTGTACGGGCGCGAAGGGTTCCGGTTCGTCGGGATACGGAGAGGATATTACACGGACACGGGCGAGGATGCGATCGTCCTGGCCAAGGGGATCGGGAGCGGGAATGCCGGGTAG
- a CDS encoding single-stranded-DNA-specific exonuclease RecJ, producing the protein MRTRFERGWVLRTPEARQVREIREATGLSEPSARVLVNRGITDPLGARDFLSGTLREVTSPFLMKDLEKAAARVVDAGRRNEKVLIYADYDVDGATGAAVLHLFLGEVFPGLPVRIHQNHRVDDGYGLRIPHLAAAAEEGFRLVVTVDCGISDEEAIRQAAGLGMDVIVTDHHTPGERLPPAYAVLNPKQNDCPYPEKEIAGVGVAFLLVCGVRRLLRDGGGFRGEGDEPNLRRYLDLVALGTVADMVPLRGDNRLFVRAGIEEIRKRPRPGIRALLALAGVDPEHVTEADLGFRVGPRLNAAGRMGDSRRSSELLLAGDPETAGRIARELHADNARRQREEERAVREAEEALRAGFPSGVPGAIVLADPGWPLGVLGIVASKFAERYFRPSAFLTFKDGEATGSLRSADGFPLLTALSELSPLLSRYGGHSQAAGVSLPAENLPAFREGLDRLAGRYAQGRDTSPATLVDAEVPLGEVSPRLLEEFDRLRPFGMGNEEPVLAARNLWVERKTPFGGNGQHHRLELSEGTRRFDAVAFQGASIPAEPGEAVDILFTPQWSVFRGSRSIRLLVRGARPPA; encoded by the coding sequence GTGAGAACGCGGTTCGAGAGGGGATGGGTGCTCCGGACCCCGGAGGCCCGGCAGGTCCGGGAGATCCGGGAGGCGACCGGCCTTTCCGAACCGTCGGCCAGGGTCCTCGTGAACCGGGGGATCACCGATCCCCTCGGGGCGAGGGATTTCCTCTCCGGAACTCTCCGGGAAGTCACTTCCCCGTTTCTGATGAAGGATCTCGAGAAGGCGGCCGCGCGGGTCGTGGATGCGGGCCGGCGGAACGAGAAGGTTCTCATCTACGCCGACTACGACGTGGACGGGGCGACCGGGGCCGCCGTCCTGCACCTGTTCCTCGGGGAGGTCTTCCCCGGCCTTCCGGTCCGGATCCACCAGAACCACCGGGTAGACGACGGGTACGGCCTGCGGATCCCGCACCTCGCCGCCGCGGCGGAGGAGGGTTTCCGGCTGGTCGTCACGGTGGATTGCGGCATCTCCGACGAGGAGGCGATCCGGCAGGCCGCGGGGCTGGGGATGGATGTGATCGTGACGGATCACCACACCCCGGGAGAGCGGCTCCCTCCCGCCTATGCCGTCCTGAACCCGAAGCAAAACGACTGTCCCTACCCGGAGAAGGAGATCGCGGGGGTCGGTGTGGCCTTCCTCCTGGTGTGCGGCGTGCGCCGCCTGCTGCGGGACGGAGGGGGGTTCCGCGGGGAGGGCGACGAGCCGAACCTGCGCAGGTACCTCGACCTGGTCGCCCTGGGGACCGTCGCCGACATGGTTCCTCTTCGGGGGGACAACCGGCTCTTCGTGAGGGCGGGGATCGAGGAGATCCGGAAACGGCCCAGGCCGGGGATCCGGGCCCTGCTCGCGCTGGCCGGGGTCGACCCGGAGCATGTGACGGAGGCGGACCTCGGCTTCCGCGTGGGGCCGCGCCTGAACGCGGCGGGGCGGATGGGGGATTCCCGGCGCAGCTCCGAGCTGCTTCTCGCGGGAGATCCGGAAACGGCGGGGAGGATCGCCCGCGAGCTTCACGCGGACAACGCGAGGAGGCAGCGGGAGGAGGAGCGGGCGGTCCGGGAGGCCGAGGAGGCCCTTCGCGCCGGCTTTCCGTCCGGCGTCCCGGGGGCGATCGTGCTGGCCGACCCCGGATGGCCCTTGGGAGTGCTGGGGATCGTGGCCTCGAAGTTCGCCGAGCGGTACTTCCGCCCCTCGGCCTTTCTGACGTTCAAGGATGGGGAGGCGACCGGCTCGCTGCGGAGCGCGGACGGCTTCCCGCTCCTTACGGCGCTCTCCGAGCTCTCCCCGCTGCTGAGCCGCTACGGGGGACATTCCCAGGCTGCGGGGGTCTCTCTTCCCGCGGAGAACCTCCCGGCCTTCCGGGAGGGGCTGGACCGGCTGGCCGGCCGGTACGCGCAGGGACGCGACACATCTCCCGCGACCCTGGTCGACGCGGAGGTCCCGCTCGGGGAGGTCTCCCCCCGCCTCCTGGAGGAGTTCGACCGTCTGCGCCCGTTCGGGATGGGAAACGAGGAGCCGGTGCTGGCGGCCCGGAACCTCTGGGTGGAGAGGAAGACCCCCTTCGGAGGGAACGGGCAGCATCACAGGCTCGAGCTTTCGGAGGGGACCCGACGGTTCGATGCGGTCGCCTTCCAGGGCGCTTCGATCCCCGCGGAGCCGGGCGAGGCGGTCGACATCCTCTTCACCCCCCAGTGGTCGGTCTTCCGGGGGTCCCGGTCGATCCGCCTCCTGGTCCGGGGGGCGAGGCCCCCGGCGTAG
- a CDS encoding protein-export membrane protein SecF translates to MRELIRKTEIDFMGLRRYTMVVSGLLMALGFFGVFQIFTGNANLGIEIAGGTSIQVRFEKPFRMEEMRKALADGGYREAALQAVPGENILIVKVGAHGKEEKMVAERIVELLRKQFSSNPLTVESTSEIGPAIGKKLRSDALFALAISALAIVSYIAWRFEFKFGVAATLATFHDVVGLTGIFYLLGKEIDLLFITALLTIGGYSLTDTVVVFDRIRENLRLRKKGTFSETINVSVNEVLSRTIITALTTLLASLALLFFGGIVLKSFALALAVGIVIGTYSSVFVASPIVAAWRGEKIAQVRK, encoded by the coding sequence ATGAGGGAACTGATCCGGAAGACCGAGATCGATTTCATGGGGCTGAGGCGCTACACGATGGTGGTGTCCGGGCTGCTGATGGCGCTGGGGTTCTTCGGCGTGTTCCAGATCTTCACCGGAAACGCCAACCTCGGGATCGAGATCGCCGGGGGAACCTCCATCCAGGTGCGGTTCGAGAAGCCGTTCCGGATGGAGGAGATGCGGAAGGCCCTTGCGGACGGCGGGTACCGGGAGGCGGCCCTGCAGGCGGTCCCGGGGGAGAACATCCTGATCGTCAAGGTGGGAGCGCACGGGAAGGAGGAGAAGATGGTCGCGGAGCGGATCGTCGAGCTGCTCCGGAAGCAGTTTTCCTCCAATCCCCTCACCGTGGAGAGCACGAGCGAGATCGGGCCGGCGATCGGGAAGAAGCTGCGGAGCGACGCGCTCTTCGCCCTCGCGATCTCCGCCCTGGCGATCGTGTCCTACATCGCCTGGCGGTTCGAGTTCAAGTTCGGGGTGGCCGCCACCCTGGCCACCTTCCACGACGTGGTCGGCCTGACCGGGATATTCTACCTCCTGGGGAAGGAGATCGACCTGCTCTTCATCACCGCCCTGCTCACCATCGGGGGGTACTCCCTGACCGACACGGTGGTGGTCTTCGACCGGATCCGGGAGAATCTCCGCCTCCGGAAGAAGGGGACCTTCTCGGAGACGATCAACGTAAGCGTGAACGAGGTCCTGAGCCGGACCATCATCACCGCCCTGACGACCCTGCTGGCCTCCCTGGCCCTGCTCTTCTTCGGCGGGATCGTCCTGAAGAGCTTCGCCCTCGCCCTCGCGGTCGGCATCGTGATCGGCACCTACTCCTCCGTGTTCGTGGCCAGCCCGATCGTGGCGGCCTGGAGGGGGGAGAAGATCGCCCAGGTGAGGAAATGA
- a CDS encoding agmatinase: MKPYSVSFGGIPDKYSGWKNSAFVVIPFPIDFTTTYMAGARNGPRAIIEASGHMELFDEENKIEPYRAGIFVSPEIPSLTSPLAMLKAVEKRVNAVLRVGKFPVLLGGEHSGTCGAVTALRKRYEDLTVIQFDAHADLRDSYLGTPWNHACVGRRMVDAGAKLVQVGVRSISEEEDRYLRKAETIKTFYASEMRDNLADVTRGIVSSLSGNVYISIDLDCFDPGIMPAVGTPEPGGLSWFEAIDILRDVMRADCNVVGFDIMELSPIPGMVAPDFFAARLCYRLMGWILARREEK; the protein is encoded by the coding sequence GTGAAGCCATACTCCGTCAGTTTCGGGGGGATCCCGGACAAATACTCCGGATGGAAGAACTCCGCCTTCGTCGTGATCCCCTTTCCGATCGACTTTACCACCACCTACATGGCGGGAGCCCGGAACGGCCCCCGGGCGATCATCGAGGCCTCCGGGCACATGGAGCTCTTCGACGAGGAGAACAAGATCGAGCCCTACCGGGCGGGGATCTTCGTCTCCCCCGAGATTCCCTCCCTGACCAGTCCGCTCGCCATGCTGAAGGCGGTGGAGAAGCGGGTGAACGCGGTGCTCCGGGTGGGGAAGTTTCCCGTCCTGCTCGGAGGGGAGCACTCGGGGACCTGCGGCGCGGTGACGGCGCTCCGGAAGCGGTACGAGGATCTCACCGTGATCCAGTTCGACGCCCACGCGGACCTGCGGGACAGCTACCTCGGGACCCCGTGGAACCATGCCTGCGTCGGCCGGCGGATGGTGGACGCCGGCGCGAAACTGGTGCAGGTGGGGGTCCGCAGCATCTCCGAGGAGGAGGACCGCTATCTCCGGAAAGCCGAGACGATCAAGACCTTCTACGCCTCGGAGATGCGGGACAACCTCGCGGACGTGACGCGCGGGATCGTCAGCAGCCTCTCCGGAAACGTCTACATCTCCATCGACCTGGACTGCTTCGACCCCGGGATCATGCCCGCGGTGGGAACGCCGGAGCCGGGCGGTCTCTCCTGGTTCGAGGCGATCGACATCCTCCGGGACGTGATGCGGGCGGACTGCAACGTCGTGGGGTTCGACATCATGGAGCTTTCCCCGATTCCCGGAATGGTCGCCCCCGACTTTTTCGCCGCGAGGCTCTGCTACCGCCTGATGGGGTGGATCCTCGCCCGCAGGGAAGAGAAATAG
- a CDS encoding arginine decarboxylase, pyruvoyl-dependent translates to MFVPSKVFFTKGVGRHREQLTSFELALRDAGIEKFNLVQVSSIFPPKCRIIKKEAGLKQLSPGEIVFVVMSRCQSDEPRRLVAASVGCALPSDRSVYGYLSEHHAYGQTEKVAGDYAEDLAAAMLASTLGIEFDEEKSWDEKKEVWKISGKIYRSFNITQSAIVKDEYATVIAVAVFVL, encoded by the coding sequence ATGTTCGTGCCTTCGAAGGTTTTCTTCACCAAGGGGGTCGGGCGCCACCGGGAGCAGCTCACCTCCTTCGAGCTCGCCCTCCGGGACGCCGGGATCGAGAAGTTCAACCTCGTCCAGGTGTCGAGCATCTTCCCGCCCAAGTGCAGGATCATCAAGAAGGAGGCGGGGCTCAAGCAGCTCTCCCCCGGGGAGATCGTCTTCGTCGTGATGAGCCGCTGCCAGAGCGACGAGCCGCGCAGGCTGGTCGCCGCCTCGGTGGGATGCGCGCTCCCCTCCGACCGCTCCGTGTACGGGTACCTGAGCGAGCACCACGCCTACGGGCAAACCGAAAAGGTGGCGGGCGACTACGCCGAGGATCTCGCGGCGGCGATGCTCGCCTCCACTCTGGGGATCGAGTTCGACGAGGAGAAGAGCTGGGACGAGAAGAAGGAGGTCTGGAAGATCAGCGGGAAGATTTACCGGTCTTTCAACATCACCCAGTCGGCGATCGTGAAGGACGAGTATGCCACGGTGATCGCCGTTGCGGTGTTCGTCCTGTGA
- a CDS encoding dihydroorotate dehydrogenase B catalytic subunit, with protein MVKPDLSVTLGPLTVRNPVMSASGTFGYGLEFSPFYDISRLGMIVVKGLSLAPTAGNRPGRIVETPAGMLNAIGLQNIGVARFVADVVPRLEEAGASYAANIYGKTVEEYEELASRLSEVASLSAIEVNASCPNVQEGGMAFGATPEGIRELTARVRRRTSKPLWVKLTPNVADVGRIAKAAQEGGADAVSLINTLVGMAVDHRTRRPLLSNVTGGLSGPAIKPVALRMVWEAARAVSIPVIGIGGIQTAADALEFILVGAKAVQVGTANFRNPGVCIEILEGIEAFLREERIARLEDYRGALST; from the coding sequence CTGGTGAAGCCGGACCTGTCCGTCACGCTCGGGCCGCTGACGGTGCGGAACCCGGTGATGAGCGCCTCGGGGACCTTCGGGTACGGGCTGGAGTTCTCCCCTTTCTACGACATCTCCCGCCTCGGCATGATCGTCGTGAAGGGGCTCTCCCTCGCGCCGACCGCCGGAAACCGGCCGGGACGGATCGTGGAGACCCCCGCGGGGATGCTGAACGCCATCGGCCTGCAGAACATCGGAGTCGCCCGGTTCGTCGCCGACGTCGTCCCCCGCCTGGAGGAGGCGGGGGCCTCCTACGCGGCGAACATCTACGGCAAGACGGTCGAGGAGTACGAGGAGTTGGCCTCCCGCCTGTCGGAGGTAGCCTCCCTGTCCGCGATCGAGGTGAACGCCTCCTGTCCGAACGTTCAGGAGGGAGGGATGGCGTTCGGCGCCACGCCGGAAGGGATCCGGGAGCTGACCGCTCGGGTGCGCCGGAGGACCTCGAAGCCGCTCTGGGTGAAGCTGACCCCGAACGTGGCCGACGTGGGCCGCATCGCGAAGGCCGCCCAGGAGGGCGGGGCCGATGCCGTGTCCCTGATCAACACCCTCGTGGGGATGGCGGTCGACCATCGGACCCGCAGGCCGCTTCTGTCGAACGTGACGGGAGGGCTCTCCGGTCCGGCGATCAAGCCGGTGGCCCTCCGGATGGTCTGGGAGGCGGCGCGGGCGGTCTCGATCCCGGTGATCGGCATCGGGGGAATCCAGACCGCGGCGGACGCGCTGGAGTTCATCCTCGTCGGGGCGAAGGCGGTGCAGGTGGGAACCGCGAACTTCAGGAATCCCGGGGTCTGCATCGAGATCCTGGAGGGAATCGAGGCGTTCCTGCGGGAGGAGCGGATCGCCCGGCTGGAGGACTACCGGGGTGCCCTTTCCACGTAA
- a CDS encoding 3-oxoacyl-ACP synthase, with the protein MRGARILGTGRALPPRVVTNAELTTLMDTTEEWIVQRTGIRERRFVDPGTGSSDLGVEASHKAIAAAGITTKEIDFLVFATLSPDYFFPGCGVLVQEKMGMETIGALDVRTQCTGFLYGLSVAEAYVKGGFYDHVLVIGSEVQSTGMDLSTAGRDISVIFGDGAGAAVVGPAEPGTGILSSHLHSEGKYARELMAEAPASIEHPRISHEMLDAGRHYGRMNGRYVFTHAVRRFPEAIREALAANGRTMEELALVIPHQANLRITQAVVNALAVPAERVYSNVEKYGNTTAASIPIALDECLEQGRIREGDLVCLAAFGSGFTWGSTLIRW; encoded by the coding sequence ATGAGGGGAGCCAGGATCCTGGGGACCGGGCGGGCGCTGCCGCCCCGGGTCGTGACGAACGCGGAGCTCACCACCCTGATGGACACCACGGAGGAGTGGATCGTCCAGCGGACCGGCATCCGGGAGCGGAGGTTCGTCGATCCCGGGACCGGTTCGTCGGACCTCGGGGTCGAAGCGTCGCACAAGGCGATCGCGGCGGCGGGGATCACCACGAAGGAGATCGATTTCCTGGTCTTCGCGACCCTCTCCCCGGATTATTTCTTTCCCGGCTGCGGCGTCCTCGTCCAGGAGAAGATGGGTATGGAGACGATCGGAGCGCTCGACGTCCGGACGCAGTGCACAGGTTTCCTGTACGGGCTCTCCGTGGCCGAGGCCTACGTCAAGGGGGGATTCTACGACCATGTCCTCGTGATCGGCTCCGAGGTGCAGAGCACGGGGATGGACCTGAGCACCGCGGGGCGCGATATCTCGGTGATCTTCGGCGACGGGGCCGGAGCGGCCGTCGTGGGGCCCGCCGAACCCGGGACGGGGATCCTCTCCTCCCACCTCCACTCGGAGGGGAAGTATGCGCGGGAGCTGATGGCGGAGGCGCCCGCCTCCATCGAGCACCCCCGGATTTCCCACGAGATGCTCGACGCAGGGAGGCATTACGGCCGTATGAACGGGCGCTACGTGTTCACCCACGCCGTGCGGCGGTTCCCCGAGGCGATCCGGGAGGCGCTCGCGGCCAACGGCAGGACGATGGAGGAGCTCGCGCTGGTGATCCCCCACCAGGCGAACCTCCGGATCACCCAGGCGGTGGTGAACGCCCTCGCCGTTCCCGCGGAGCGTGTCTATTCGAACGTCGAGAAGTACGGAAACACCACGGCGGCCTCGATCCCGATCGCGCTGGACGAGTGCCTCGAGCAGGGGAGGATCCGGGAGGGGGATCTCGTCTGCCTCGCGGCGTTCGGGTCGGGCTTCACCTGGGGCTCGACCCTGATCCGCTGGTAG